In Lineus longissimus chromosome 7, tnLinLong1.2, whole genome shotgun sequence, a genomic segment contains:
- the LOC135491125 gene encoding protein SHQ1 homolog, whose amino-acid sequence MLTPAFEISQTDGFITIIIHARFAKVAETEIFIQDEEFKFYSKPYFLRLNLPGKLLEDGREMARFDVETGTLTARIPKQTPGEHFRGLDMITKLLAPKGNTNAKAPLIEVLDSTEDPSTGGGEAFRDEEEDFDEDFDWQIEQIPYSLEKDPILEESYKYGFANLRSGVFLRLQDELYGVIDLLDPDKTPSQERTERRLREEADKFDGEYYLADLFEDDAIQEILSYEPVWVDEYRRIKSGENPDKIVTLSEDDHQKMKELPNKEYLLDHDQQASVLLGLVDIIYAYAYDNRTTEGESNVESAWTVRKLSATLSWLETFTNLKMVLHSCFQRALSYPLYRHWKLSKKVLRDTVMIFSIGKRRLLKCLLEIHTCLNTSDPYYILNDIYITDYCIWLQGVSEKRLSSLTRSLTKIKVEKEDVGLELIELEEAAQLVQEDERLQNELSAGISTVCLVDKKTGKPGAEKSVNIEKCSDISASREEAVCTKLGALLLDNDTTIQGELESKSSEATLKGEICESGADISGNKTGMNCSSKGTVTCNRELAEGIKHFDVQNLLHCQNDAGVNMRDSDDVSSEDSGSDSSSCGSCSDDDSDEDDDSSASEEGLANVVNSPNLGTSSDLTADSEVKQRQMITVIDSSEKPQCGSI is encoded by the exons ATGTTGACTCCAGCATTTGAAATTAGTCAAACGGATGgattcatcaccatcatcattcatgCAAGATTTGCAAAG GTTGCAGAGACGGAGATATTCATTCAAGATGAAGAATTCAAATTCTATTCAAAACCATATTTCTTGAG ACTGAACCTTCCTGGAAAACTTCTCGAGGATGGACGCGAGATGGCCAGATTTGATGTGGAGACAGGAACGCTCACTGCACGCATTCCTAAACAGACACCTGGAGAACATTTTAGGGGACTTGATATGATAACGAAATTGCTGGCACCAAAGGGGAACACCAATGCAAAGGCACCTCTAATTGAAGTCTTAG ATTCAACTGAAGATCCATCCACTGGAGGTGGTGAGGCCTTCAGAGATGAGGAGGAGGATTTTGATGAGGACTTTGACTGGCAAATTGAGCAGATTCCCTACAGTCTAGAAAAGGACCCAATTCTCGAAGAAAGTTACAAATATGGCTTTGCAAACCTCAGGAGTGGAGTATTCCTTAGATTGCAG GATGAATTGTATGGTGTGATTGACCTGCTGGATCCAGACAAAACACCATCTCAAGAACGTACTGAAAGAAGACTTCGAGAGGAAGCTGATAAGTTTGATGGTGAATACTACTT GGCTGACCTATTTGAAGATGATGCTATCCAGGAGATTCTGAGCTATGAACCTGTTTGGGTTGATGAATACAGACGAATCAAAAGTGGAGAGAATCCAGATAAGATTG TCACGCTTTCTGAAGATGATCATCAGAAGATGAAAGAACTGCCAAATAAAGAAT ACCTCCTCGATCATGACCAACAGGCTAGTGTACTCCTTGGCCTGGTGGACATCATATATGCCTATGCCTACGACAATAGAACAACAGAAGGGGAGAGTAATGTGGAGTCTGCCTGGACAGTCAGGAAACTTAGTGCAACACTATCATGGCTGGAG ACTTTCACAAACCTAAAGATGGTGCTCCATTCATGTTTCCAACGTGCCCTTTCCTACCCACTTTATCGTCATTGGAAACTGAGCAAAAAGGTGCTGAGAGATACAGTCATGATATTCTCCATCG GTAAGAGACGTCTGCTGAAGTGTCTCTTGGAGATTCATACTTGTCTGAACACATCCGACCCGTACTACATCCTGAATGATATCTATATCACAGACTACTGTATCTGGCTCCAGGGTGTAAG TGAAAAACGTCTATCATCCCTTACAAGATCTCTGACAAAG ATAAAGGTTGAAAAAGAAGATGTCGGGCTTGAGCTCATTGAGCTTGAGGAGGCAGCTCAGCTAGTTCAAGAAGACGAACGACTACAAAACGAATTAAGTGCTGGAATATCCACTGTCTGCCTTGTGGACAAAAAGACGGGAAAGCCTGGAGCAGAAAAAAGTGTCAACATTGAAAAGTGTAGTGATATCTCTGCATCCAGAGAGGAAGCAGTGTGTACAAAACTTGGTGCTCTTTTGCTTGACAATGATACTACTATTCAAGGAGAGCTCGAAAGTAAAAGCAGCGAGGCGACATTGAAGGGAGAAATTTGTGAAAGTGGTGCAGATATTTCTGGCAATAAAACTGGCATGAATTGTAGTAGTAAGGGAACTGTGACATGTAACAGAGAACTTGCCGAAGGGATCAAGCACTTTGATGTCCAAAATTTGTTACATTGTCAGAATGACGCTGGAGTTAATATGCGCGATTCAGATGATGTTTCATCTGAGGACAGCGGTAGTGATTCTAGTTCTTGTGGTTCTTGTAGTGATGATGACTCTGATGAGGATGACGACTCATCAGCTTCAGAAGAGGGACTAGCCAATGTGGTGAATTCACCAAATCTGGGCACATCAAGTGACTTGACTGCAGATTCAGAAGTTAAGCAAAGACAAATGATCACAGTGATAGATTCTTCTGAGAAACCCCAATGCGGCTCGATCTAA
- the LOC135490915 gene encoding UDP-glucuronosyltransferase 1-2-like, with amino-acid sequence MESVQSYRLLQVAEITVVFLLLSNFHATLSKRVLLVPCPVGSHILQANSIADGLLARGHEVSAIWNVRGKSKESVMNPKVSLLRYDTGHIPVFADPDYERKLLSMELEGVDAFPILEELSERDISECKRMLGNKQLEDAVMKGMFDFVVVDGIYRCLVIFPDRMKVPFAIYMSFLPADMPHAALQGPLLVHSPFDNMFTDWEDSFYTKLIRVGVTFLFSEPDVYGEFSNRTTSDIIKNFSLWLYDVSSVFETPLPVSPNVIHVGGLNTRVPKPLEDGELKHFMDSSRNGVIIVSFGSFVHYFPDWLTNILIDTFSGLPYDIVWKLNKDSITSGQSLSKNVFAIDWIPQNDILGHPNTKLFITHCGNSGQHEALYNQVPMLGIPLFGDQVFNAKRLEWLRFGLYLRPRDLSKDKLSAKINDILTNKTISEGISKASHIFHDQLMPPKETAAYWIEHVMQHGAGHLKSATNELSWFQILMFDVLLVMCLTVFLTANVLYCFCRCFLIRCYRQGAKNKLKTS; translated from the coding sequence ATGGAGTCAGTTCAGTCATATCGTCTGCTCCAGGTCGCAGAGATCACTGTGGTCTTCCTTCTACTTTCCAATTTTCATGCAACTCTCTCCAAACGAGTGTTGCTAGTACCATGCCCTGTGGGCAGTCACATCTTACAAGCTAACTCCATTGCTGATGGTCTTCTTGCCCGTGGTCATGAAGTGTCAGCCATCTGGAACGTTAGAGGAAAATCCAAGGAGAGCGTCATGAACCCGAAGGTGTCCTTGTTGCGCTATGACACAGGCCATATTCCAGTCTTTGCAGATCCAGACTACGAACGAAAACTTCTTTCGATGGAGTTGGAGGGAGTAGACGCTTTTCCGATTTTGGAGGAACTGTCTGAGAGGGACATCAGTGAATGCAAAAGGATGCTTGGGAATAAGCAGTTGGAAGATGCCGTTATGAAAGGGATGTTCGACTTTGTTGTTGTGGATGGGATATACCGTTGTTTGGTGATTTTCCCCGATCGTATGAAAGTGCCTTTTGCAATATACATGTCATTCTTACCAGCAGACATGCCACATGCTGCCCTTCAGGGGCCACTGTTAGTCCACAGTCCTTTTGATAACATGTTCACAGACTGGGAAGATTCCTTCTACACTAAACTTATTAGAGTAGGCGTGACATTTCTGTTTTCGGAGCCTGATGTGTATGGTGAGTTTTCTAACAGGACTACTTCAGATATAATAAAGAATTTTTCCCTATGGTTGTACGATGTCAGCAGTGTATTTGAAACTCCACTGCCTGTCTCTCCAAATGTCATCCATGTCGGTGGTTTGAACACACGTGTTCCAAAGCCCTTGGAAGATGGCGAACTGAAGCATTTCATGGACTCTTCAAGGAATGGTGTCATCATTGTGTCATTTGGAAGTTTTGTGCATTATTTTCCCGATTGGCTGACTAATATACTGATCGACACCTTCAGTGGTCTTCCCTACGACATAGTCTGGAAGTTGAATAAAGACTCCATAACATCCGGACAATCGTTATCCAAGAATGTATTCGCGATTGATTGGATACCTCAAAATGACATCTTAGGTCACCCCAATACAAAACTCTTCATCACCCATTGTGGCAACAGTGGACAACATGAGGCTTTGTACAATCAAGTACCCATGTTAGGAATACCTCTGTTTGGCGACCAGGTATTCAATGCAAAAAGATTAGAATGGCTCCGCTTTGGTCTGTATTTGAGACCAAGAGACCTCAGTAAAGACAAGTTATCTGCTAAAATCAATGACATCCTTACGAACAAGACTATTTCGGAAGGCATTTCAAAAGCTTCCCATATCTTTCACGACCAGCTGATGCCACCAAAGGAAACTGCTGCCTACTGGATTGAGCATGTGATGCAGCATGGTGCTGGACACCTCAAAAGCGCCACCAATGAGTTGTCATGGTTTCAGATACTTATGTTTGATGTCCTGTTAGTGATGTGTTTAACAGTGTTCCTCACCGCTAATGTATTATATTGTTTTTGCCGGTGTTTTTTAATCAGATGCTACCGTCAAGGTGCCAAAAATAAACTAAAGACGTCTTAG
- the LOC135491251 gene encoding nuclear respiratory factor 1-like isoform X1, producing MNINSSMASHLMAEDMSDASSNESTQFDDTDLLNSTVHDDVTAQLVAAGPIGVAAAAAIATGKKRKRPHSFETNPSIRKRQQTRLLRKLKATIDEYTTRVGQQAIVLSVTPGKPSQSSNAYKCFGSQPLETVIRNCRNVIMQDLEASLSQQTPPAVPDNPALHELPALIIDGIPTPVDKMTQAQLRNFIPLMLKYSTGRGKPGWGKEEYRPLWWPSDVPWANVRSDVRLDETKQKVSWTHALRTIVKNCYKHHGRDDLLPEFEEHMQSHPGHYGQPTMVQTINNPDGTVSIIQIDTGSAGNAVVTLGDGTQATVVHAIQHNGQTHEANQAVQTLAEVAASQQEVGVHSQTLELNSDAAAHAVATLAEATINQDGQIILTGDALGDGTNIGDGRMMKLCLSKDIFGNAGDQKFGMVTIPVSMYQTVVTSIAQMQDANNQNIQIAMAPKMETMSHPGGGGDVPDATHAVEVMTVEQT from the exons ATGAACATCAACTCGAGTATGGCGTCCCACCTGATGGCGGAGGACATGAGTGATGCCAGCTCCAATGAGAGTACACAGTTTGATGACACTGACCTGTTGAACTCGACTGTTCATGATGATGTCACAGCACAACTGGTTGCAGCAG GACCAATAGGTGTTGCAGCTGCCGCTGCGATTGCTACAGGAAAAAAGCGCAAGAGGCCACACTCTTTTGAGACGAATCCTTCAATCCGAAAGAGACAACAAACACGTCTGCTGAG GAAGTTGAAAGCCACAATTGATGAGTATACAACGCGTGTCGGCCAGCAAGCAATTGTGCTGAGTGTAACTCCTGGAAAACCCAGTCAGTCTTCAAATGCGTACAAATGTTTTGGATCTCAGCCATTGGAAACTGTT ATTCGTAATTGCCGAAATGTGATAATGCAAGATTTAGAGGCATCTCTATCGCAGCAGACTCCTCCGGCAGTGCCAGATAATCCAGCGTTACATGAACTACCGGCATTGATCATCGATGGTATACCAACGCCAGTTGATAAAATGACACAG GCCCAGCTACGTAACTTCATCCCTCTGATGCTGAAGTACTCCACGGGCCGGGGGAAGCCTGGATGGGGAAAGGAGGAGTACCGTCCCTTGTGGTGGCCAAGTGATGTCCCGTGGGCTAATGTTCGAAGTGATGTCCGTTTGGATGAAACTAAACAGAAG GTTTCCTGGACCCATGCTTTGAGGACGATTGTGAAGAACTGTTACAAGCACCATGGCAGAGACGATCTGTTGCCTGAGTTTGAGGAGCACATGCAGTCACATCCTGGTCACTATGGGCAACCCACAATGGTTCAGACGATCAACAATCCCGATGGTACTGTCTCCATCATACAGATTGATACTGGTTCAGCGGGAAATGCTGTTGTCACGTTAGGAGATGGTACACAAGCTACAGTTGTACATGCG ATACAACATAATGGTCAAACCCACGAGGCGAACCAAGCAGTGCAAACGCTAGCTGAGGTAGCAGCGAGTCAACAAGAGGTGGGAGTACACTCACAGACATTAGAGTTAAACTCAGATGCTGCAGCACATGCTGTAGCAACACTAGCAGAAGCTACTATAAATCAGGACGGCCAGATCATTTTAACAGGTGATGCATTAGGAGATGGAACAAATA TTGGCGATGGAAGAATGATGAAACTTTGTTTATCGAAAGATATATTCGGAAATGCAGGTGATCAAAAATTTG GTATGGTGACGATACCAGTATCAATGTACCAGACTGTTGTGACGAGTATAGCTCAGATGCAGGATGCGAATAATCAAAACATACAAATCGCCATGGCGCCAAAAATGGAAACAATGTCACATCCGGGAGGTGGTGGAGATGTTCCAGATGCGACACATGCTGTTGAAGTGATGACGGTTGAACAAACATAA
- the LOC135491251 gene encoding nuclear respiratory factor 1-like isoform X2 → MNINSSMASHLMAEDMSDASSNESTQFDDTDLLNSTVHDDVTAQLVAAGPIGVAAAAAIATGKKRKRPHSFETNPSIRKRQQTRLLRKLKATIDEYTTRVGQQAIVLSVTPGKPSQSSNAYKCFGSQPLETVIRNCRNVIMQDLEASLSQQTPPAVPDNPALHELPALIIDGIPTPVDKMTQAQLRAFIPEMLKYSTGRSKPGWGKPECRPVWWPSDLPWANVRSDVRTDEDKKKVSWTHALRTIVKNCYKHHGRDDLLPEFEEHMQSHPGHYGQPTMVQTINNPDGTVSIIQIDTGSAGNAVVTLGDGTQATVVHAIQHNGQTHEANQAVQTLAEVAASQQEVGVHSQTLELNSDAAAHAVATLAEATINQDGQIILTGDALGDGTNIGDGRMMKLCLSKDIFGNAGDQKFGMVTIPVSMYQTVVTSIAQMQDANNQNIQIAMAPKMETMSHPGGGGDVPDATHAVEVMTVEQT, encoded by the exons ATGAACATCAACTCGAGTATGGCGTCCCACCTGATGGCGGAGGACATGAGTGATGCCAGCTCCAATGAGAGTACACAGTTTGATGACACTGACCTGTTGAACTCGACTGTTCATGATGATGTCACAGCACAACTGGTTGCAGCAG GACCAATAGGTGTTGCAGCTGCCGCTGCGATTGCTACAGGAAAAAAGCGCAAGAGGCCACACTCTTTTGAGACGAATCCTTCAATCCGAAAGAGACAACAAACACGTCTGCTGAG GAAGTTGAAAGCCACAATTGATGAGTATACAACGCGTGTCGGCCAGCAAGCAATTGTGCTGAGTGTAACTCCTGGAAAACCCAGTCAGTCTTCAAATGCGTACAAATGTTTTGGATCTCAGCCATTGGAAACTGTT ATTCGTAATTGCCGAAATGTGATAATGCAAGATTTAGAGGCATCTCTATCGCAGCAGACTCCTCCGGCAGTGCCAGATAATCCAGCGTTACATGAACTACCGGCATTGATCATCGATGGTATACCAACGCCAGTTGATAAAATGACACAG GCCCAACTACGTGCATTCATCCCAGAGATGCTGAAATACTCGACTGGACGATCGAAGCCAGGTTGGGGAAAGCCAGAGTGTCGGCCTGTTTGGTGGCCAAGTGACCTTCCCTGGGCTAATGTACGTAGTGATGTACGCACCGACGAGGATAAGAAGAAG GTTTCCTGGACCCATGCTTTGAGGACGATTGTGAAGAACTGTTACAAGCACCATGGCAGAGACGATCTGTTGCCTGAGTTTGAGGAGCACATGCAGTCACATCCTGGTCACTATGGGCAACCCACAATGGTTCAGACGATCAACAATCCCGATGGTACTGTCTCCATCATACAGATTGATACTGGTTCAGCGGGAAATGCTGTTGTCACGTTAGGAGATGGTACACAAGCTACAGTTGTACATGCG ATACAACATAATGGTCAAACCCACGAGGCGAACCAAGCAGTGCAAACGCTAGCTGAGGTAGCAGCGAGTCAACAAGAGGTGGGAGTACACTCACAGACATTAGAGTTAAACTCAGATGCTGCAGCACATGCTGTAGCAACACTAGCAGAAGCTACTATAAATCAGGACGGCCAGATCATTTTAACAGGTGATGCATTAGGAGATGGAACAAATA TTGGCGATGGAAGAATGATGAAACTTTGTTTATCGAAAGATATATTCGGAAATGCAGGTGATCAAAAATTTG GTATGGTGACGATACCAGTATCAATGTACCAGACTGTTGTGACGAGTATAGCTCAGATGCAGGATGCGAATAATCAAAACATACAAATCGCCATGGCGCCAAAAATGGAAACAATGTCACATCCGGGAGGTGGTGGAGATGTTCCAGATGCGACACATGCTGTTGAAGTGATGACGGTTGAACAAACATAA
- the LOC135491491 gene encoding proton myo-inositol cotransporter-like isoform X2 → MEQGNFSDSSTDENAAKKSDKVPLLKSNGKDDEQSPPLNVQPGYAAINDVGDGEKQDSIPSVVHPDDPGPGGGAPVWDKSQDHQSPPGFIYVLAFFASIGGFLFGYDTGVISGAMIFLKQEFNLDSLWQELIVSVTIGAAAIFAIAGGVLNNYFGRKPTTLAASFIFTVGSIVLAVSYNRFMLLAGRLIVGAGIGLASMTVPMYIAETSPAEIRGRMVTLYNLFVTGGQFIASVVDGLFSRDPENGWRYMLGLAAVPAFVQFIGFWFMPESPRWLVSKEKHDDARKVLRTIVNEGNVNYELQSIQQSFIETRREREQMGKSHIAVHMWRDKAVRRALILGCGLQMFQQIGGINTVMYYSASIVKMSGVKSDEMAVWYAALTAAVNFLFTFVGLYLVEKIGRRPLTLASQAGVVIGLVVLAVGFQFAAFHAPDIDYHDPVAAGSVCDNYKNCDPCISSLSCGYCYLDTSTGPANGSCLPVMSDDMTMSAAGRCNHTSLPTPLTWAYEYCPTPYSWMAIFGLVLYLMFFAPGMGPMPWTINSEIYPLWARSAGASAATATNWIFNLLISMTFLTLTETITKYGTFWLYTVFSMIGLTFMVILVPETQGVPLEDIQELFRQPILRKLNKVT, encoded by the exons ATGGAACAAGGCAATTTTTCTGATTCTTCAACTGatgaaaatgctgccaaaaaatCAGATAAAGTTCCGTTACTGAAATCTAATGGCAAAGATGATGAACAAAGTCCTCCCTTAAATGTTCAGCCAGGGTATGCCGCAATCAATGATGTCGGTGATGGTGAAAAGCAGGATTCCATCCCTTCCGTTGTCCATCCTGATGATCCAGGGCCAGGGGGCGGGGCACCTGTTTGGGACAAATCACAGGACCACCAATCCCCCCCAGGATTCATCTACGTTCTAGCCTTTTTTGCTAGCATTGGTGGATTTCTGTTCGGCTATGACACTGGTGTAATATCGGgtgcaatgatttttttaaaacaggaATTCAATCTTGATTCATTGTGGCAAGAACTAATCGTAAGTGTCACAATCGGAGCCGCTGCCATTTTCGCTATTGCCGGTGGAGTTTTAAACAACTATTTTGGCCGCAAACCCACAACACTTGCTGCCAGTTTTATATTTACAGTTGGCTCGATTGTTCTTGCGGTTTCGTATAACCGGTTCATGTTACTGGCTGGAAGACTTATTGTTGGAGCTGGAATAG GTCTTGCATCTATGACAGTTCCTATGTACATAGCAGAGACTTCACCTGCAGAGATCCGTGGTCGAATGGTTACTCTATACAATCTTTTTGTCACTGGTGGACAGTTCATTGCCAGTGTAGTTGATGGTCTTTTTAGCAGAGACCCCGAAAATGGATGGAG GTATATGCTGGGTCTGGCTGCTGTCCCAGCATTTGTCCAATTTATTGGTTTCTGGTTCATGCCCGAGAGCCCAAGATGGTTGGTCTCTAAGGAAAAACATGATGATGCTCGCAAAGTCTTGAGGACAATCGTAAACGAAGGGAATGTCAACTATGAGCTTCAGAGCATCCAGCAAAGTTTCATTGAGACTAGAAGAGAGCGGGAACAAATGG GGAAGAGCCACATTGCTGTCCATATGTGGAGGGACAAGGCAGTGAGAAGAGCCCTGATTCTTGGTTGCGGACTTCAGATGTTTCAACAAATAGGTGGCATCAACACAGTCAT GTATTACAGTGCTTCCATCGTCAAGATGTCTGGCGTGAAGAGTGATGAAATGGCGGTGTGGTATGCAGCTTTAACGGCAGCTGTCAATTTCCTCTTTACATTTGTTGGACTTTACCTAGTGGAGAAGATTGGTAGACGGCCACTGACACTTGCCAGCCAAGCAG GTGTTGTGATTGGACTCGTTGTATTGGCTGTTGGATTCCAATTTGCTGCATTCCATGCTCCTGATATTGACTATCATGATCCTGTGGCAGCCGGTTCAGTTTGTGATAATTATAA aaactGTGATCCATGCATCTCCTCTCTTTCTTGTGGTTACTGTTACTTGGACACCTCCACTGGTCCAGCCAATGGCTCTTGTCTTCCAGTGATGTCAGATGATATGACCATGTCAGCTGCCGGGCGGTGCAATCACACTAGTCTTCCAACACCTCTTACCTGGGCCTATGAATACTGTCCAACGCCTTATTCATGGATGGCAATTTTTGGTCTTGTTCTGTATCTTATGTTCTTTGCACCAG GGATGGGTCCAATGCCTTGGACAATCAATTCAGAGATCTATCCTCTCTGGGCGAGAAGCGCAGGTGCCTCTGCTGCCACTGCAACAAACTGGATTTTCAACCTGCTTATTTCCATGACGTTTTTAACACTGACGgaaacaataacaaaatatg GGACATTTTGGCTGTATACTGTCTTCTCTATGATAGGCTTGACATTCATGGTCATTCTTGTACCAGAAACTCAAGGCGTACCATTAGAGGACATCCAAGAATTATTTCGACAGCCAATATTGAGGAAGTTGAACAAAGTGACCTAG
- the LOC135491491 gene encoding proton myo-inositol cotransporter-like isoform X1, with product MEQGNFSDSSTDENAAKKSDKVPLLKSNGKDDEQSPPLNVQPGYAAINDVGDGEKQDSIPSVVHPDDPGPGGGAPVWDKSQDHQSPPGFIYVLAFFASIGGFLFGYDTGVISGAMIFLKQEFNLDSLWQELIVSVTIGAAAIFAIAGGVLNNYFGRKPTTLAASFIFTVGSIVLAVSYNRFMLLAGRLIVGAGIGLASMTVPMYIAETSPAEIRGRMVTLYNLFVTGGQFIASVVDGLFSRDPENGWRYMLGLAAVPAFVQFIGFWFMPESPRWLVSKEKHDDARKVLRTIVNEGNVNYELQSIQQSFIETRREREQMGKSHIAVHMWRDKAVRRALILGCGLQMFQQIGGINTVMYYSASIVKMSGVKSDEMAVWYAALTAAVNFLFTFVGLYLVEKIGRRPLTLASQAGVVIGLVVLAVGFQFAAFHAPDIDYHDPVAAGSVCDNYKNCDPCISSLSCGYCYLDTSTGPANGSCLPVMSDDMTMSAAGRCNHTSLPTPLTWAYEYCPTPYSWMAIFGLVLYLMFFAPGMGPMPWTINSEIYPLWARSAGASAATATNWIFNLLISMTFLTLTETITKYGAFWLYSGISFLGLIFMIFLLPETRGKTLEEVQGLFRGVKGDPQSEHADEEALLSQSDTEDQDIV from the exons ATGGAACAAGGCAATTTTTCTGATTCTTCAACTGatgaaaatgctgccaaaaaatCAGATAAAGTTCCGTTACTGAAATCTAATGGCAAAGATGATGAACAAAGTCCTCCCTTAAATGTTCAGCCAGGGTATGCCGCAATCAATGATGTCGGTGATGGTGAAAAGCAGGATTCCATCCCTTCCGTTGTCCATCCTGATGATCCAGGGCCAGGGGGCGGGGCACCTGTTTGGGACAAATCACAGGACCACCAATCCCCCCCAGGATTCATCTACGTTCTAGCCTTTTTTGCTAGCATTGGTGGATTTCTGTTCGGCTATGACACTGGTGTAATATCGGgtgcaatgatttttttaaaacaggaATTCAATCTTGATTCATTGTGGCAAGAACTAATCGTAAGTGTCACAATCGGAGCCGCTGCCATTTTCGCTATTGCCGGTGGAGTTTTAAACAACTATTTTGGCCGCAAACCCACAACACTTGCTGCCAGTTTTATATTTACAGTTGGCTCGATTGTTCTTGCGGTTTCGTATAACCGGTTCATGTTACTGGCTGGAAGACTTATTGTTGGAGCTGGAATAG GTCTTGCATCTATGACAGTTCCTATGTACATAGCAGAGACTTCACCTGCAGAGATCCGTGGTCGAATGGTTACTCTATACAATCTTTTTGTCACTGGTGGACAGTTCATTGCCAGTGTAGTTGATGGTCTTTTTAGCAGAGACCCCGAAAATGGATGGAG GTATATGCTGGGTCTGGCTGCTGTCCCAGCATTTGTCCAATTTATTGGTTTCTGGTTCATGCCCGAGAGCCCAAGATGGTTGGTCTCTAAGGAAAAACATGATGATGCTCGCAAAGTCTTGAGGACAATCGTAAACGAAGGGAATGTCAACTATGAGCTTCAGAGCATCCAGCAAAGTTTCATTGAGACTAGAAGAGAGCGGGAACAAATGG GGAAGAGCCACATTGCTGTCCATATGTGGAGGGACAAGGCAGTGAGAAGAGCCCTGATTCTTGGTTGCGGACTTCAGATGTTTCAACAAATAGGTGGCATCAACACAGTCAT GTATTACAGTGCTTCCATCGTCAAGATGTCTGGCGTGAAGAGTGATGAAATGGCGGTGTGGTATGCAGCTTTAACGGCAGCTGTCAATTTCCTCTTTACATTTGTTGGACTTTACCTAGTGGAGAAGATTGGTAGACGGCCACTGACACTTGCCAGCCAAGCAG GTGTTGTGATTGGACTCGTTGTATTGGCTGTTGGATTCCAATTTGCTGCATTCCATGCTCCTGATATTGACTATCATGATCCTGTGGCAGCCGGTTCAGTTTGTGATAATTATAA aaactGTGATCCATGCATCTCCTCTCTTTCTTGTGGTTACTGTTACTTGGACACCTCCACTGGTCCAGCCAATGGCTCTTGTCTTCCAGTGATGTCAGATGATATGACCATGTCAGCTGCCGGGCGGTGCAATCACACTAGTCTTCCAACACCTCTTACCTGGGCCTATGAATACTGTCCAACGCCTTATTCATGGATGGCAATTTTTGGTCTTGTTCTGTATCTTATGTTCTTTGCACCAG GGATGGGTCCAATGCCTTGGACAATCAATTCAGAGATCTATCCTCTCTGGGCGAGAAGCGCAGGTGCCTCTGCTGCCACTGCAACAAACTGGATTTTCAACCTGCTTATTTCCATGACGTTTTTAACACTGACGgaaacaataacaaaatatg GTGCATTTTGGTTATATAGTGGTATCAGCTTCCTAGGCTTGATATTCATGATATTCTTGCTTCCCGAGACGAGAGGGAAAACATTAGAAGAGGTTCAGGGCTTGTTCCGTGGTGTGAAGGGAGACCCCCAATCAGAGCATGCTGATGAGGAGGCCCTCCTTTCCCAATCAGACACTGAAGACCAAGACATTGTCTAG